The Pieris rapae chromosome 19, ilPieRapa1.1, whole genome shotgun sequence DNA segment AGATTGGAGGATGGCCGTCCGCGTTTGGCGACTGTGCTGGGCTTATTGGTCATAGTGAGGGCTTCCGCCACAGCTACTTTGAAATCGCTAAGGGGCAACCATGCATCAGCGTCAGCATTTCTGCGTTTATATAACAGCCAAGCATTGACTGTCATCATATCTATAAGATGAAAGAATATGCGGTGATAAAATTTGTGTGATCTGATCTGGATCCTGTAATAACCAAGAAGTGCATCTAACAGATCCACACCTCCCATATGACTGTTGTATGTCGTGACAACCTTTGGACAAGGAACAGCTTGGtacactttttcttttttatcatagCGTCTCACTTCTGTTATGGGTTTGCTACCAACGTAGGTCGATGCCAAGTTTACTACTCTCTTGTCATACCATGTTGTCACAGATATGTCAACATTGTCCACGGTTGAAATTTTTTCAACTGTAGCACCCCGTCCTTTCTTTTTCAACTCCTTTTCGAGTGGAACTTTATATCCTGGAACGCGGTTGGCTTTGATTGTACCCAGGGGCAAAATACCCTGTTTTGTTAAGTAAACTAAAAGTGGTAGTGATGTGTACCAATTGTCAAAGAAAAGTCGGTAGTTCATGTTATGTGGAATGGTTCTTGCAAGCCGGATGACAACATTGCTTGAAGTGCTGATGTTCGGGAAATTGCCATCTACAGTTTCAGAAACATGAGCACCTGTGTACAGCTCAAAGTCGTAGCTGAAACCAGAACTGCCGCTCAAGACAAAGTTCTTGTATCCCCACTTATGTGGTTTTTTTGGGTTGTACTGCTTCATTGTAGACCGGCTTTTAGTTGGTATTATTTGTTCGTCGACGGCCATATATTCCTCTTTGGGAATAGTCAATAGTCGTTCTCTAACTTGGACAAGAAATGGCCTAAGTTTATGGAGAGGATCATAGCCAACCTGACCTTTTGGAATTTGGGTTGAGTTATCATTGAAATGTAAGAAAcgttttatttcttcaaagCGATTACAGGACATAAACGAATTCACTTTAGGGTGTCCTAATGCCGAACTCCAGTAGTCTCTGGTCGAAGGCAGCTGAATAATGGACATCATAAGGCATATACCAACAAACTTTTCTATATCCGTACTGGTAACTATCATCAGCTTTTCGGGGCGTTTTTCAACTGCATATTTGAGAGTTTCTTGTGCAATGTAGAGAAACATATCATCGGtgaacaaatatttgaaaaaatgaaTGGGTGTCTCTAATTCCATTATATCAGCAGGCAAGCTGGTATTGCCTAAGAACTGAATTTCTGTTTCCGTTTTCTCTAAAAAACCGTCCCTCCATCTAGGTTTTGCGTTCCTATTAGCACGTGAACTGGTACTGGGGAGTTCTGATAATGGAATGTCGCCTTCCGTGTCAGAATCTGATTCAGGTATTATTATAGGTGGCCGAACACTAGCCCGTTTTCTATAGTTATCATCATCAGAAAGCTCTTCATCGGTGCTGCCGTTAGGAAACTCTTGAATGATGGTGTGTACACCACCATAAAATTTTCTTGGGTCCATTATActacaacaaaacaatatacatCTAAAAATTGGGTCTCTTAGTATTCCATCCGAATGGATTGTTGTTCATATAAATTGCATTTAGCCTGAATCACTTAGGTATTTATTgacgttaaaaataaatttcttcttaatctaatctttaattattaaaacttaaaaaaaaatgtttttcatgcGATAATCGAACCCACTGCctttcattgaaataaaaaaccacaGTCCGCAAGTATTACGTTAATGCATGATGTACCAAATATAAACCAACagtaaaaagaatatttctgCATGTTGGCTCATATTTAGTCCAAacctaaaaataacattttcgcagagtaaaatcataaaaatacagaaaacctTACCTTGTCCTGATCAGTTACAATATTTCACCAAAGATacgtatttttacttatagaaATTGCGTtgataactatttttaaaccaatttcAAAAACACATGTACGCGGGGCAACGGTCGAAGTATGTCCTTCTAACTTGCAACTAATTTTTAGTGCAGTTATTCACTCAGAGATGGTGTTGTTAGTATTTAGTATGGAGGCGTACGTACCGTTTATGATCCTTCTTGCagaaaacaaagatttatttatacggACAGGAAATATTGATCAAAGAACGGTTTGGATCATATTTGTACCAAAATGCAGGAAGGGGTTAAGCTTAAGATTTAAGCACATTAAGATGTTCTAAACTAGTATAACAATGTTAAagacattaaaacaataaaaaaaataacaatatacgAATTTTGGGTATTATTGACATACTAAGTTTTacgcaaataattatttcggatcaaaattataaaaatatcacgaCTAATTAATAGtccgagcagtgttggcctagtggcttcagcgtgcgactctcatacctgaggtcgtaggttcgatcccgggctgtgcaccaacggactttctttttatgtgcgcatataacatttgctcgaacggtgaaggaaaacatcgtgaggaaatcgacatgtcttagaccccaAAAATTccacgacgtgtgtcaggcattgaaggctgatcacctacttgcctattacatttaaaaaatgatcatgaaacagattcagaaacctgaggccaagacctaaagaggttgtagcgccactgattattattatttattaataatatacgcTTCTTTATTCAAGaataaactgttaaaaaatagTCGAcagttaatttgtttttattcagaGTGAACCCATATAGGTCGAAAGCTCGCGACCTATTCAAGTTTTGCGTGGTTTTGTAGTGTTTTTCTGCTAGTGATAAATTTATGTTCTTACGTAACCGAAACAACTCAGTGCCCTCATTTCCGAAAGACTATTTCGTgaaatgtgttttgttttgttta contains these protein-coding regions:
- the LOC123690028 gene encoding piggyBac transposable element-derived protein 3-like, whose amino-acid sequence is MDPRKFYGGVHTIIQEFPNGSTDEELSDDDNYRKRASVRPPIIIPESDSDTEGDIPLSELPSTSSRANRNAKPRWRDGFLEKTETEIQFLGNTSLPADIMELETPIHFFKYLFTDDMFLYIAQETLKYAVEKRPEKLMIVTSTDIEKFVGICLMMSIIQLPSTRDYWSSALGHPKVNSFMSCNRFEEIKRFLHFNDNSTQIPKGQVGYDPLHKLRPFLVQVRERLLTIPKEEYMAVDEQIIPTKSRSTMKQYNPKKPHKWGYKNFVLSGSSGFSYDFELYTGAHVSETVDGNFPNISTSSNVVIRLARTIPHNMNYRLFFDNWYTSLPLLVYLTKQGILPLGTIKANRVPGYKVPLEKELKKKGRGATVEKISTVDNVDISVTTWYDKRVVNLASTYVGSKPITEVRRYDKKEKVYQAVPCPKVVTTYNSHMGGVDLLDALLGYYRIQIRSHKFYHRIFFHLIDMMTVNAWLLYKRRNADADAWLPLSDFKVAVAEALTMTNKPSTVAKRGRPSSNLIENAIQEKKSRGAIAIMPSQDVRLDQLDHVPIWSSRQRCKVPECNGRSHVLCRKCQVNLCLNEKRNCFLLFHTF